GAGCGCGCCCAGGCGGGTAATCTGGCGGCAAATGATTTTCTCTGTGCCGGCGTCCCAACGTACTTCCTCCAGTCGCTCTACCTGCGCCTTGAAATGGTGCAGAATTTCTTCTTTACTAATAGGGGCAGCCGTCAAAACCCTGGGTTTGTTGCCCAGTTCCAGATGCGCCACAGCATAGAATTCCGCCTCCCCAAACAGCTCCGTCTGGAGCGAAGCCCGCTGCCCGGAAATGAGCCGCACCCGCCCTGAAGATTCGCGCTGGCCTAACCGGTCTGGGTACGCAAGGGCGGTTAAAATGCCAATAGCATCTGCCTGCAGCGGGGCCCGTTTCTCGCGTATGCGCTGCCTGAGGTTCTGGGCCTGTTCCCTTACTTTGCGTACGGCATTAGCGTCTACCGTGTACCCCGGCGTGGGCGGCGATTGGCCGTCCAGGAGTTCCAGGCGCAACGTTAAATCTGGCAGCGGATCGGCCCAGGAAAGTTGAACGGGCCGCAGCAAATCCCGGTCAGAGAGCAATGCCGCCAAATCACAGGCGGTAGTGCCCAGGCCCAGGGCGTGCCCCTTGACCACCAGGTGCCCCAGTCTAGGGGAGAGGCCCAAAGCAGCCAGGGCCTTGCCGTGCACCGTGGCTTTGCCCGAAGCATCTATCGCCTCTAACCGCAATAAAAGATCCCGGGCCAACGCCAAGGCGGCAGCGGGCGGATGGTCCAGCCACTTTAGGGCAGAAGCATCTTGTATTCCCCAGATAGCCAGCTCCAGGGCCAGGCCGGTCAGATCTGCCTCGCAGATTTCAGGGGTATGTCGGTCGGCTAGCTGAAGTTGGTCGGCGGAGGTCCATAGGCGGTAGCACACGCCGGGACCTAAACGACCCGCCCGGCCCCGGCGCTGGTCGGCGGCAGCCTTAGAGACGGGAATAGTAGCCAGGGTGGTGAGACCTATGCGGGGCACAAACTTCGGTACCCGGGCGTAGCCACCGTCAATCACTACTTTCACGCCTTCAATAGTCAAACTGGTTTCGGCGATGCTGGTCGCCAGTACCACTTTCCGGCGACCAGCCGGGGCAGGACGGATGGCGGCCAACTGTTGGGTCAGGTTTAAATCTCCGTGCAGCAGGTGCAGGTCCAAAATGGCGGGTAGTTTGCCTTCCAGGGCCTGGGCAATGCGGCGCATTTCACCCATGCCCGGCAAGAATACCAGCAGGTCTCCGGTGGGCTCCAGGCTCAGGCCCTGCCGAATGGCTTTGGGAACCAGGTTGCTCAGGCGTTCAGCGGGTTTTTGACCGGCGGCAGCCACCTCAGCGGGGGAAAGGTAATGGGTCTCCACGGGGTACTGCCTTCCTTCACTGGTAATGACCGGGGCCTCCAGCCACGTGGCCACTGAAATAGCGTCTAAAGTGGCACTCATCACCAGCAGGCGCAGGTCCGGACGGAGCACGGCCTGGGCATCCAGAGCCAGAGCTAGTCCTACGTCTGCCTGCAGGCTGCGCTCATGAAACTCGTCAAAAATAATGGCGGCAATGCCTTCCAGGGCGGGGTCATTCTGCAGGAGGCGGGTCAGAATGCCTTCGGTGACTACCTCAATCTGGGTCTTGTCTGATACCATGTGCTCCATGCGCACCCAATAGCCTACGGTCTGGCCCACGGGCTCTCCCAGCAGGTCAGACATGCGTTGGGCGGCGGCCCGGGCGGCTAAGCGCCGAGGCTCCAGCATGAGTATCTTACCACCGGCGCGCCATTCGGCCTCCAGCAACGCCAAAGGGACCAGCGTGGTTTTACCGGCTCCGGGGGGTGCTTCCAGCACGGCCCGGGCATTGGTTTCCATGGCCTGAAGGAGCCTGGGAAGGGCTTCTTTGACCGGTAGCTCGGGTAAGGATTGAAGAATGGTTTGATCTGGCATACAACCCCAAAGTTCCGGATTCTTCCTTGGATTTCTTGTGGTCCCACCCGGTAAGTTTTATCCAGAGATTAAAGTCGTCTCTCAAATAAAGCCGGGTGCTGCTAAAGCAAGGCATCATGGAAAACAAAAAAGCCCGCCCCGTAAAGGGCAGGCTTTTGTTGGTAGGGGTATCTAAACTACTCGGCTTTCTGGTTGATATAGCCTTTGGCGAGTTTGTTTAAAAGAGTATCTGTTTTTTGCTCTTCATTGAGGGTTAATCTCAATAATTGGGCGGCTTCTACGTGGCCAAGACGCTCAGCAAAGTGAGCGGCAGTACCGTAACCGGCAATTTCATAATGCTCAATGCGCTGCGCCGAAGCGATCAGGCCGGCATCTTTTACCTCTGGGGTAGCATCTTCTTCAATGGTTTCCTCGCCTTCCTCTACCAGGCCTTCCATGGCTTTGCACTTGATGCGGCCCGGGCTGATGCCTACCAGTTCACATACTTTCTCAAGGCGTGCTTTCTGCTCTTTGGTTTCTTCCAGGTGGGTCTCAAAAGCCTGACGAAGCTTGGTGTCCTCAGTGGCCTTAGCCATTTTAGGAAGCGCCTCAATCAGTTGCTTTTCGGCACTGTAAAGGTCTTTCAGTTGGTGCTCAAATAGATCTTCTAAAGTTTTTAATTTAGCCATAACGGTATAGGTTCTGTTGGTTAGTATTTACCAAGTCTATACGCGGAGGCCCCTAAAGGGTTAGTACATTCTGGGGGTGTCGTTTGGTTTTTGCAGTTCCGTCTGCTAGAGCTAAGAAGAAAGAAAGGGCGGCTTTACAAGGACTTTAGGATTGTAGAACTGGATTCTCTTTCCGGATTTTTAATCTACAGTGCTTAGGAAGAGGCTGAGCCTGAAGGCGTTTTGGAGCTGTTTTCTGAAAAACGGCCCCAAAACGTAATTGCTTCTTCAGGTTGGGGTAATTTGAGGATTTCTGTTTTAAGCATGTTTTCCATAAAACATGCTTAAAACAGAAATCCCATTCTCACGGAAAGTCTTTTAAACGAAAATTTGTTGGTGATCACATTGTTGTTCCACTGGGTGTTTTCAGTGGTGGCGCGCTGCACTTTATACCCAAGGGTAAAGGTAAAGGCAGTCTCTGTACCGGTGTTGGCCCTGAGCCCCAAGGCCGGGTTAACCATCCAGCCTCCGGTGTAGTCGGCCTGGTCAGGTTCATCGCTGAGGAAGGCGGAGCCATATCCGGCATCTAGGCTATAGATGGGGCTTACCCGGGAAGAGAGCAGCGTGCCCCGCAAACCCAGGGCCACCGGTGTGACCAGCAGTGAATTGTAAAAATCTAGCCCCACCGTGGCGCCCACACTCAGCATGCGGTGAAACTGGTAGCCGGTAAAAATATTGAACGTGGGCGAGGCGTCTGCTGAATTGGCCGTGTTGTTCTGGTTATTTTGGTACAGGTATCCCAATTCAAT
This Rufibacter radiotolerans DNA region includes the following protein-coding sequences:
- the hrpB gene encoding ATP-dependent helicase HrpB translates to MPDQTILQSLPELPVKEALPRLLQAMETNARAVLEAPPGAGKTTLVPLALLEAEWRAGGKILMLEPRRLAARAAAQRMSDLLGEPVGQTVGYWVRMEHMVSDKTQIEVVTEGILTRLLQNDPALEGIAAIIFDEFHERSLQADVGLALALDAQAVLRPDLRLLVMSATLDAISVATWLEAPVITSEGRQYPVETHYLSPAEVAAAGQKPAERLSNLVPKAIRQGLSLEPTGDLLVFLPGMGEMRRIAQALEGKLPAILDLHLLHGDLNLTQQLAAIRPAPAGRRKVVLATSIAETSLTIEGVKVVIDGGYARVPKFVPRIGLTTLATIPVSKAAADQRRGRAGRLGPGVCYRLWTSADQLQLADRHTPEICEADLTGLALELAIWGIQDASALKWLDHPPAAALALARDLLLRLEAIDASGKATVHGKALAALGLSPRLGHLVVKGHALGLGTTACDLAALLSDRDLLRPVQLSWADPLPDLTLRLELLDGQSPPTPGYTVDANAVRKVREQAQNLRQRIREKRAPLQADAIGILTALAYPDRLGQRESSGRVRLISGQRASLQTELFGEAEFYAVAHLELGNKPRVLTAAPISKEEILHHFKAQVERLEEVRWDAGTEKIICRQITRLGALTLSETLQPNPDPELVAQALLQALREKGIQRLPWSEEAKRTLQRLAFLHQLNPSGWPEVSDESLESTFETWLLPHLLGLRSLEQVARLDFKEILLTDLTWEQRQEMDRLAPSHLEVPSGSRIAVDYAEPAVPVLAVRLQEVFGMLDTPFIGGGKVPVLMHLLSPASRPVQVTKDLRSFWATGYFEVRKDLRGRYPKHHWPDDPLSAPPTRGTKKRPWPS
- a CDS encoding YciE/YciF ferroxidase family protein — its product is MAKLKTLEDLFEHQLKDLYSAEKQLIEALPKMAKATEDTKLRQAFETHLEETKEQKARLEKVCELVGISPGRIKCKAMEGLVEEGEETIEEDATPEVKDAGLIASAQRIEHYEIAGYGTAAHFAERLGHVEAAQLLRLTLNEEQKTDTLLNKLAKGYINQKAE